The genomic window ATCCGAAGAACTCGAGATAGGCGGGGATCTGTTCGAATAGCATGTCGATCCCGACCTGATAGGCGCAGCCGCGTGCGCGAACAGCCTCGAGAAATGGCGTGATGTCCTGCTTCATGACAACCTCGCCGACGAAGGCCGATGTCGCGATGCGTGCGACATCGACCGGCAGAGGGTCGTCTGGTCTCATGCCGAGCGGCGTTGCATTGACGACGATGTCGAAGCCGTCCGGATCATTGCCGCCGATCGATATGGCCAGTGAGGGATAGTGGCGGCGCAGTCGCTCGCCCAAGGCTAGAGCCGCGGGCTGCTGCGTGTCGGACAGGGCGACTTCGGTCACTCCGGCCTTCGCGAGCGAGGCGGCTATCGCCGACCCGACACCTCCTGCGCCAACGATCAGAGCGCGCGCGCCAACGATCGGGCGGCCCTTTCTCAGCATGCCGCGAACGAAGCCTTCGCCGTCGAACATCTCTGCGACGAGCCGTCCGTCGCTTTCGACCCGCACGGCATTGCAGGCCCCGGCAATCGCGGCTGTGGTCATGATCTCGTCGACAACACCGATCGCCGTGACCTTGTGAGGCATGGTGATCAATGCGCCGTGGGCATTGGAGAGCCGGGCGAACAACTTGAGGAAAGCAGGGAAATCCGGCGCTTTTACCCCCATGGGCACGACCACGGCATCGATGCCCTGCCGCATGAAATAGGGGTTGTAGATCATCGGCGCCTTGAAGCTTTCGGTTGGGTGGCCGAGATGCGCAATGAGCCTGGTTGTGCCACTGATCATGGCGGATTGTCTTTCCATTCAGGCGGCGATTTCGACCGCCATGCCGTTGCGGGCTGCTTGTTTGACCGCCTCGATGACTCTCAGCGTGTTCAAGCCCTCACGCCCTGAAACGATCGGCGTGGCATGGCCACGGATAACGTCGCAGAAGTGGCGGATTTGCAGCTTGAGCGGATCGTCAGGCGGGAAGGGAATGCGCTCTCGCTGCAAGGGCTCCCACCAGCTCCGCTTGCCGCGATTGGACCAGAGTTCCAGTTGCGGGATGGTCAAAGACCCGTGCGTCCCGCCGATGTGGTAACAGCTTGCCTCTTGCCGGGGATAGGCGGGGTTCTCACCGGTTGTCAGTTCCCAGCTCCAGGGAGCGACGACTGAATCGGAAGCACTGATCGTGGCAAGTATTCCATTATCGAAGCGCAGAATAATCACCGCGGTTTCTTCGACCGCATAGCCGCGGACCGCATTCGATTCCAGCGCCTGGACGGAGGTAATCTCGCCGCATAAGTAGCGAAACAGGTCGACATCATGGATCAGATTGAGAAAGACAGGTCCACCCCCCGGCTCGCGACGCCAGGCCGTGTTGAAATAATCATCGGGCTTCATCAGCCAGAACTGACCCGCGATAGCCAACACCTGTCCGATCTCGCCGGAGTCGATGATGTCCTTTGCTTTGCGGATCATCGGATTGTAACGCCGGTGATGGCCCACGAGCAGAGGCACGCCCGCGTTTTCCGCCGCCTCCACGAGTCGGGTGGCAGCGGCGACATCATCGGCAATCGGCTTTTCGACAAGCGCGGGAATGCCGGCCGCCACCAGCTCCAGTCCGTTGGCAACGTGAAGCTGGTTCGGGGTTGCGATGATGACGCCGTCGGGCCTGTCCGCCTGCAGGCACGCCCCAAGGTTTGCGTACCAGGCAGCCCCTAGCGCGCCTGCCACCATCTCGCCTGCCGGGGCGGGATCGATGATGGCCGACAGAATGGCTCCCGGGTCAGCGGCGACATGCTGCGCGTGGCGGCTGCCGATCAGACCGGCGCCCATGATTGCAAGTTTGACTGGCTCCATGGTGCGCTCCTTGCGCCGCAGCGGCCCATCAGGCCGGTGCCGTCTCGGCGATGCGCGCGATGCGTCGCAGGGCGAGCTCATAGCCCTGCGTGCCGAAGCCGGCGATCACGCCGTCAGCGCGTAACGATACGAAGGAATGATGGCGGAAAGACTCGCGCTTATGAACGTTCGAGATGTGACACTCGATGACCGTTCCCTCAAAGGCATTCAGGGCATCGAGGATCGCCACCGACGTATGTGTGAACGCGCCCGGATTAATGACAATGCCGATCGCCTCTTCGCGCGCTTCATGGATCCAGTCGATGATCTCGTATTCGCGATTGGATTGATGAAAACTGAGCCGCAGGTTCAGGCCCTCGCTCAAGCTGCGGCATGCGGCCTCAACATCGGCCAGCGTCTCATGACCATAGATATGGGGTTGCCGTTTTCCGAGTAAATTAAGGTTGGGGCCGTTGATCACGTAGACGAGGCGGCTCATGACAGGCTCCGATCGATCTATTGATTGTCAATGCATGTTGAGGATTTCACCGAGGAACTTCCGCGTGCGCGCATGCCGCGGCGCGGTGAAGAATTCAGCGGGGGGAGCTTCTTCGACGATCGCTCCCTCCGACATGAAGATGACGCGATCGGCGACCTGTCGGGCGAAGCCCATCTCGTGTGTGACGCAGATCATCGTCATGCCTTCCTCGGCAAGGCCGATCATCGTGTCGAGGACTTCCTTGACCATCTCCGGATCGAGCGCCGATGTGGGCTCGTCGAACAGCATCACCTTCGGCTTCATGCAAAGGGCACGCGCAATCGCGACGCGCTGCTGCTGCCCGCCGGAGAGTTGCGCTGGGTATTTCTCTGCCTGCTCCAGAATTTTGACGCGTCCTAGAAGCTGGCGCGCGTTCGCTTCGGCCCGCTCCCTCCCGATGCCAAGAGATCGCATCGGCGCGAGCATGCAGTTCTGTATGACGGTTAGGTGCGGGAACAGATTGAAGTGCTGAAATACCATGCCGACTTCACGCCGGACCGCATCAATCGTCTTTGCCACATCCGTTAGAACGATACCACCGACGCGGATCTCGCCCTTCTGGTAGACTTCAAGACGATTGATGCAGCGGATCAATGTGGATTTCCCCGACCCTGACGGTCCACACAGGACGATTCTCTCGCCCTGGTCGACCGACAGGTTGATGTCACGCAACGCCTGAAAGGAGCCGTACCACTTTTCGACCGCGATCATGCTGATCATGGTCTCATGCCGCTGTGCTGGGGTGATTGGCGCGGAACTCATCAAGGCTGCCATGGGAGAGTATGCCTCAACTGGCGGTGAAGGGGATACCCTCAAGGCTGTCCGGGAATTTGTGGACTGGAACCTTCATCCACTTGTCATAGACCTTCTGGAGTTCGCCATTGGCCTTGATCTTGTCGATGAATGTATTGAGCGCGGCATTGATTTCCTTCTCACCGAGCCGGGTGCAAGCGCCGTTGTAAAGGTTCTGGAATTCGAGCTTGTTTTCGAACTCGCCGGGCCGCGCCTGCTCGATGCGCTGGAGATAGAAGATATTGCCGCCGAGCGCCTGAACCTGACCCGAGACAAGGGCCTGGATGGAGGGCGCGTCGCCATCATAGCGTCTGATGACGGTGTTGGCGGGCGCATTCTTGGTGACCTGCGTGTCCTGCGCGGCGCCCTTGGCCACGCCGATGGTGAAATTGCCCATGTCGGCATTGGTCTTGATCTGGGCCGACTTGGGCCCGACCAGGACGATTGTGTTGGCGACATAGGGTTTCGAGAACTGCACGGCCTTGGCGCGCTCCGGCAGCATGGCCATCGTCGCGAAGAGAACGTCGACCCGCCCCGTCGTAAGGGCAGGTATGCGATTGTTCACTTCCAGTGGCACGAACTCGACCGGGACGCCGAGCTCCTTGCCGAAGAGTTCGGCGATGTCAGCATCGAGGCCCTCCTGCTTGCCGGCACTGTTGACGAACCCCCAGGGTGGATTGTCGCCCTGGATGCCGACGATCAGCTTGCCGCGTTTCTTGATTTCCTCGGTGGTAATGGCCCAGGCCGGTTGCGTGATCAATGCAGGCGCAGCCAGCGCGAGCGCCCCGCCCAGCAACACATCGCGACGATTCAGGCTGTATTTTTTCATCTCTGTCATGACCGTTTCTCCCTCTCTTGAACCTGGCTTTTTTGCCATTCACGTGATGCCGTTGACACATTCACCGCGTCGCGACAGCCAGCTGCCGCTCGAGCCGCGCGCCAGCAAGTGACAATGGCCAGCACATCAGGAAATAAAGCGCTCCAACGATACCGAATACAAGTATTGGCTGAAATATCTGATTTGATATAATGTTTCCGGCCCGCGTTAATTCGAGAAACCCGACAATCGAGGCCAGAGATGTTCCTTTGATCAGCTGGACCAGAAAGCCGATTGTGGCGGGCAGTGAAATGCGCAGGGCCTGCGGCAGGATTACGTCCTTCATGCGCGATACATAGCTTAGGCTCAGCGCCTTGGCCGCCTCCGTCTGGCCCTTGGGCACGGCGTCGATGGAACCGCGCCAGATCTCGCCGAGATAGGCGCTGGCGTGCAAGGTGAAACCGATCGCGACGGCGATCCAGGCATCGAGCTTCAGTCCGATAAGCGCCAGGCCATAGTAGACGACGAAGAGCTGCATCAGAAGAGGTGTTCCCTGGAAAACAGCGATATATCCCGCCGTCGTGCGCTCCAACCAGGGCCGGCCCGAGGTGCGTGCCAGCGCGACCCCCAGTCCGGTCATGCCTCCACCGGCGAAGCCAACCGCCGACAGCAGCACTGTCCATTTCAGCCCGATCAGGAGGAAGATGAACTCGCTTTGTCCCATCCCGCATCCCTCACTTGACCGGGTAGCTGAAGTAGTGCGCAGATATCATGCCGAACATCCGCATCAACAGCCACGACATGACGAGGTAGCAAAGAGTCACAACCCCGTAGACTTCGAAACTTCGAAAGCTGTTAGACTCGATCTGCTGGGCAACCGAAGTCAGCTCATATGCCGATATGGCCGACGCAATACTTGTCGTCAGCGTGAGAAGTATGAACTGGCTGGTGAGGGATGGGAAAATCGCACGGAGGGCCGGCTTCAACACGATCAGCCGGAAGACTTGCGCCTTATGCAGGCCGAGCGCCAACCCGGCTTCGATCTGTCCCTTGCTAATGGATTGCACGCCACCCCGGATGATCTCAATTGCATAGGCGCCGCCGTTAATTCCAAGAGCGATAATCGCTGTGGGCGTGGGATCGAGGCGCAGTCCGGCCAGCGGCAACGCGAAATAAATGAAGTAGATCTGCACCAGAAACGGCGTATTGCGTATCAGCTCAACGAAGGAAATGACCAGCCAGCGGAGCGGTTTAACGTGCGATTCTCGCAGGACGACCCCGCCGATACCAATAATGATTGCGAGTACCATCCCGCCGAGGGCGAGCCAGAGCGTTCCAAGGCACGCGATCAAGAGGTTAGGCAGGCCCTCGATGACAGGGGTGAAATCGAGCTGATAGTTCATTCGTCTCCCCTCGCTGCCGACCTTCTTTTTGGGTCGATCCAATCTGTTCCCGTCGCGCCGTTCTGTCGCGGCTCCAGCTACTTCGGTGCGAACCCTTAGGCCATGGACATTAATTGTACGATCTGGTTCAATTGGTCAAGTGAAATTAACCGTTTCGTTCAATCGAGCCTCATGTCCGAGAGAGTGACGGTTTGAAAGGAGTGTCATGAATCGCGTTGCTACGTCCCGGCCATCGCGGATCAAGGGTGGTAAGAAGTCCGCTAGCTGGACGCAGGATCCCGAGGGGGTCAGGCAGGGTATTCTGGCAGTCGCCCGCGAGGAGTTCGTCGAATACGGGCTGAGCGGCGCGCGTGTCGATGAAATCGCGGCCAAGACAGTCACCAGCAAGAGAATGATCTACTACTATTTCGGAGATAAGGAGGGGCTCTACCAGGCGGTTCTCGAGGAGGCCTACGATCGTATTCGCAGGTTTGAACGCAGCCTGGATCTTGCGGCCTTGCCCCCCCTGGAGGCCATTGCCACGCTTGCCGGCTTCACATTCGACTATCACGCCGACAACCCGGATTTTGTCCGTCTTGTTATGGTGGAGAATATTCATCACGCCCGACATCTGAAGGGCTCCTCCAAGATCAGCGATCTCAACATGTCCGCAATCGATATGATACGCGAGATATACGATCGTGGATTAGCCAGTGGCATATTCCGGGAAGGGCTTGACCCGATTGATATTCACCTGACGATCAGTGCGCTGAGCTTTTATAACGTGTCGAACCGCGCGACGATCCAGCAAGTATTCGGCCACGACATGGCAGATCCTGCCGCACGCGCTCGCCGACGAAGCAGCACGGTCGACACGGTCCTCCGCATGCTCTGTCGTTGATCGTGTTTCGGCGCGCCGGAGCAAGCCGAGGCGTGACAGCCATGACCCTTGATCGGGGCCTGCTATCTCTGCGATATCAGGCTGGCGACGGCTCGTAGAGCAAGCTCGTAACCCGTTGCACCGAGGCCAATGATTACGCCAGTCGCAGTGCGGGAGATCAGTGAATTGTGATAGATGCTCTCACGAGCGTGGATGTTCGATATATGTATTTCGATTTTTGGCTTGTCAAATGTCTTGAGGGCGTCAAGCAGCGCAATGGACGTGAATGTATAAGCAGCAGGATTAATGACGATTCCGCAAGCCCTACTCCGTGCTTCGTGAACGTTCTCGATAAGTTCGCCTTCAAAATTCGTTTGCCGGAAATCGACCTGGAGGCCAAGCTTCTCCGCTGTTTTGTCACAGCGTTCGCGAATGTCCGCAAGTGTATCTTTGCCATAGATCGCCGGCTCGCGATCTCCCAGCAAGTTGAGATTCGGCCCATTAAGGACATAGACGACGTTGTTCATGGTGTGTTTCGGTGACGGCTCTGGGATCGAGCGATCGGACGTGTCGAAATGTCAGCGCGGCGCATGCACGCGGCGGTCGCCGATCCCCATGAGGGATCTTCATCAAACCATAAGTCGAGCGGCCGCTCAGATCAACTGTTAAAAATAATATCATCGGTGATTTTTTATATCATCTGATGATATATGGACTTGGCTTGATGGATGGCGCCCAGTAAGCCATCGGTGGGTGAGATGGACCAAAGCCATGACTGATACGGTACCGGACACGTCGGGCGAGGATGTCGCAGTCGCTTCGGCCGGCGAGCAGGCCTACGCCCGTATTCGCGCTGATATCGTCTTTGGGCGCCTGAAGCCCGCGCAGCGTTTGACGCTCGAGAAATTACGCCCCGCCTATGGGGTGGGGATCAGTACTTTGCGGGAAATTCTGAGCCGGCTCGCCCCGGAAGGGCTGGTGATCGCGGAGGGACAGCGGGGCTTTCAGGTGGCTCCATGTTCGGCGGAAGATCTCAGAGAGATCGCGGCATTGCGGCTTCTGATCGAGAAACATGCTCTCGCCCAGTCTTTTCAGGCGGGGGACATGGAATGGGAAGGCAGGGTCGTTGCCGCGCATCACAAGCTCGCTCGCATGGAGGCAGGTCTTCTGGCTGGGGATGCATCCGGGACCGAGCAATGGAAGCGTTACGATTGGGAGTTCCACCAAGCCCTGGTCTCGGCTTGCGGCTCCAGGGCGCTTCTGGGCATTCACTCCGGCGTCTACGACCGCTATCTGCGGTATCAGATGGTTTTCGTGATCTTTCGCGGCGCCGTTGCGGCAGAAGAACACAAGGCTCTGCTCACATGCGCGCTCAGCCGTGATGCCGACGAAGCGCAGCGCGTGCTCGAAAGGCATGTGCAAGGCTGTCTGGATTTCGCTTTCCAGAACAAGTTGGTCACCTGAGTGGGACCCGAGGAGGGGACACGAATGGCGATCGCCCCCGGATACGACATGGCGATCGCGTCCCGCCCATCGAGAACGGTTTTGAAAAAAGCGGCCTCGCTCTTACCTGTCCGTGAGACGTCTGTGCTCGCGCGACAGGGACTTCAGAAGGGGCGCCGGTGTTCCGGCATCGGCGGGCAGGTTTGCGTGATCTCGCTCGGGTGCGACGTTGCCCGGCTCATTGCGTATGGGCTTATAACTCCCAAGCTATAGATCATCGCCACTTTTTCATTTCCTCCTGACAAGGGGATTTGCAAAATGTCTGGTGGGGCAATCGCGCCAAGCGATGTCCCATCGCTGTCCGATCGAAGGTAAGCTTCTGGCAGCTTTGGGAGGATTGATATGAAAAAGCTGGCCTTACTTGCGCTGGCGCTCGCCATGAGCAGTGGCGTGGCCATCGCCGATACCATCAAGATTGGTGTGGTTGGCCCTTTCTCGGGGCCGGCGGCGCTGCAGGGGCGCAATTTCCAGGCGGGGATCGATGCCTGGCTCGCGCTCCATGGGAACAAGATCGGCAACAATACCATCGAGATCGTCTATCGTGATCTGCCCGCGGCGGATCCCGCCAAGTCAGCCGCCGTGACGCGCGATCTCATTGTTGGCGAGGGCGTACAATATCTCGCGGGTTACTATTACACGCCTGATGCCATGGCCGCTGCTCCGATCCTGGTCGAGGGCAATGTGCCTATGGTCGTGTTCAATGCGGCCACCTCGGCGATCATGAACGCCAGCCCCTATGTGGTGCGTACATCCTTTACGACCTGGCAGACGTCAACGCCGATGGCGACCGTCGCGCGTGAGCGCGGCATCAAGAAGGCCATCACCGTCGTGACCGACTATGGCCCGGGCGTCGACGCGGAGTCGGCCTTCGTCAAAGGCTTCAAGGATGCGGGCGGCGAGATCGTGGCTTCGGTGCGCATGCCGATGAACACCAATGACTTCAGCCCGATCATGCAGCGCATCAAGGATTCAGGAGCCGAGGCGGTTTTCGCCTTTCTGCCTTCGGGGCCGGCGACCCTTGGTTTCATGAAGTCCTTCGCCGAGAACGGTCTTCGGAAGGCGGGCATCACCCTGCTGGCGCCGGGGGATCTCACGCAGGAATCGGATCTGCCGGCGCTGCGCGATAGCGCTTTGGGAACCTTGACGACGTTTCACTATGCGGTGAGCCACGATTCGCCTGAGAACAAAGCCTTCGTCGAGGCGGCCTCGAAGGCTATCGGCGATCCCGCGAACCTGAGCTTCCCGGCCGTGGGCGCTTACGACGGTATGTATGTCATCGCGAAGATGATCGAGGCGACAGGCGGCAAGCAGGACGCGAAGGCGGCGGTCGAGGCGGTGAAGGGTCTGTCGTGGATGAGCCCTCGCGGGCCGGTGACGATCAATCCGCAAAACCGTCACATCACGCAGAACATCTATCTTCGCGAGGTGGCTGAAGACAACGGAAAATACATCAACAAGGAAATTCGTACTTTCGAGAAGCAAGGTGATCCCGGTTGGAAGGCGCCGTGACGACCAAGCTTTGTCGAGGCAAGCCGTCCATAAGTCGAAGCTGAGGTGCGATGCAAACAATTCTCTCCATCGCCGTTGATGCATTCGCCTATAGCATGGTGCTCTTCGTCATTTCCATCGGCCTCAGTGTGACGATGGGATTGATGAAAGTCGTGAATCTCGCCCATGGCGCTTTCGCGATGATGGGGGGCTATCTCGCTGCCTTCGTGATTCATCAGTTCGGCGCGCCTTACGGCCTTGCCATCGTCGTGGCGGTGATCGGTACCGTGCTGGCCGCCATTCCTCTCGAGCGGTGGCTTTACCGCCGCATTTATGGAGCGCCTGAGCTCACCCAGGTGCTTATGACCATCGGCATCACCTTCGTGATCATCGGTATCGCCAATTACGTGATGGGGCCTTCGCTCAAGACAATACCTCTACCGGAGGGGTTGGAAGGGCCCGTCGATATCGGCTTCCGATCGATTGCGGCGCACAAGCTCTTCGCTGTAGCGACTGGGCTTGTCGTCGCAGGCGCCCTGTGGGTTTTGATCGAACGGACGGCATTTGGCGTGAAGCTTCGCGCTTCCGTCGACAATGCTGCGATGGCGGGGGCGCTCGGGGTGCGCACCAAAATCGTCTATGCGGTCAGCTTCGCGGCAGCGGTTGGGCTCGCTGCGCTTGGCGGCGTTGTCGGGGCCCAATTGCTCCCTATCGAGCCCTACTATGCCTTACGCTACATGGTGACATTCCTGGTCGTGGTGTCCGTGGGGGGCGCTGGCTCAATCCCGGGAGCGTTGCTTGCCTGTCTGCTGCTGGGCGCTATTGAGACGACGGGCCGCTATCTGATGCCGGAGTTTGGCGAGTTCTTCTTCTATCTCGCCGTCATCGCGATCGTCTGCATTTTTCCCCGCGGCTTGCTGGGACGTGCCACATGACAGACGCTACGCTCAAGATGCAAGGCGTGGCAGGCCTTACAAGGGCACGACGAAGTATGGCTGTCGACGCGGCGGCAGTCGTGATCATCGTCGTCGCGTCCAGCTTTCTTTATTTTTTCTTTCCCGGCAGCCTTGCATTGTTCACGCGGATGATCGCGATCATGCTGCTGGCGTTATCGCTGGATCTCGTCACGGGATTTGCCGGCGTCGCGACACTCGGACATGCGGCCCTGTTCGGTGCGGGCGCCTATGCGGCCGGCATCCTGGCTTCAAAATTCGGATTGACGGATCCCTTCGCCATGCTCGGCATCGGCGCCGTGGCGGGTGCGCTCGCCGGCATGGTATCAAGCCTTGTCATCCTGCGCGGTCATGGCCTGGGTCAACTGGTCCTTTCGATCGCCATCGTGCAGCTGGCCCATGAGGCGGCGAACAAGCTTTCCACCTGGACAGGCGGAAGTGACGGTCTGTCCGGCATCGCACCGGCGCCGGTGTTCGGCCTTTTCCGTTTCGACCTTTGGGGGCGAACCGCTTTCATCCTCGCGGTCGCGCTTCTCCTGGTGGTGTTTGTCGTGCTGCGTGTGATCGTGCGCTCGCCCTTCGGGATGCTATGCCGCGGCATCAAGCAGGATCCGATCCGCGTCAGGGCAATGGGAGCGCCGGTCTATGGAACGCTGGTCAAGCTCTACGCGATCGCTGGCGCGGTCGCCGGGTTGGGGGGCGCCTTGTCGGCCATCGCCACGAAGGTGGTGGGGCTGGATAGCCTGTCTTTCACGCTGTCCGCCGAGGCACTTGTCATGTTGGTCCTTGGAGGTGTTGGAAAGCTGTTCGGAGCCCTGATCGGTACATTTGTGTTCATCTGGTTTGAACATCTCGTTTCGGCGATCAACCCTTTCCACTGGCTGACCATCGTCGGGGCGATGCTGATCGCTGTCGTGCTCTTCGAACCCAAAGGACTAACCGGCGCGATTGAAGCGCTCTGGAAACGGAC from Hyphomicrobiales bacterium includes these protein-coding regions:
- a CDS encoding Predicted dehydrogenase — protein: MEPVKLAIMGAGLIGSRHAQHVAADPGAILSAIIDPAPAGEMVAGALGAAWYANLGACLQADRPDGVIIATPNQLHVANGLELVAAGIPALVEKPIADDVAAATRLVEAAENAGVPLLVGHHRRYNPMIRKAKDIIDSGEIGQVLAIAGQFWLMKPDDYFNTAWRREPGGGPVFLNLIHDVDLFRYLCGEITSVQALESNAVRGYAVEETAVIILRFDNGILATISASDSVVAPWSWELTTGENPAYPRQEASCYHIGGTHGSLTIPQLELWSNRGKRSWWEPLQRERIPFPPDDPLKLQIRHFCDVIRGHATPIVSGREGLNTLRVIEAVKQAARNGMAVEIAA
- a CDS encoding Amino acid ABC transporter permease; this encodes MNYQLDFTPVIEGLPNLLIACLGTLWLALGGMVLAIIIGIGGVVLRESHVKPLRWLVISFVELIRNTPFLVQIYFIYFALPLAGLRLDPTPTAIIALGINGGAYAIEIIRGGVQSISKGQIEAGLALGLHKAQVFRLIVLKPALRAIFPSLTSQFILLTLTTSIASAISAYELTSVAQQIESNSFRSFEVYGVVTLCYLVMSWLLMRMFGMISAHYFSYPVK
- a CDS encoding ABC transporter permease protein, which translates into the protein MGQSEFIFLLIGLKWTVLLSAVGFAGGGMTGLGVALARTSGRPWLERTTAGYIAVFQGTPLLMQLFVVYYGLALIGLKLDAWIAVAIGFTLHASAYLGEIWRGSIDAVPKGQTEAAKALSLSYVSRMKDVILPQALRISLPATIGFLVQLIKGTSLASIVGFLELTRAGNIISNQIFQPILVFGIVGALYFLMCWPLSLAGARLERQLAVATR
- a CDS encoding Amino acid/amide ABC transporter membrane protein 2 (HAAT family) gives rise to the protein MTDATLKMQGVAGLTRARRSMAVDAAAVVIIVVASSFLYFFFPGSLALFTRMIAIMLLALSLDLVTGFAGVATLGHAALFGAGAYAAGILASKFGLTDPFAMLGIGAVAGALAGMVSSLVILRGHGLGQLVLSIAIVQLAHEAANKLSTWTGGSDGLSGIAPAPVFGLFRFDLWGRTAFILAVALLLVVFVVLRVIVRSPFGMLCRGIKQDPIRVRAMGAPVYGTLVKLYAIAGAVAGLGGALSAIATKVVGLDSLSFTLSAEALVMLVLGGVGKLFGALIGTFVFIWFEHLVSAINPFHWLTIVGAMLIAVVLFEPKGLTGAIEALWKRTRGGER
- the aroQ gene encoding 3-dehydroquinate dehydratase, giving the protein MNNVVYVLNGPNLNLLGDREPAIYGKDTLADIRERCDKTAEKLGLQVDFRQTNFEGELIENVHEARSRACGIVINPAAYTFTSIALLDALKTFDKPKIEIHISNIHARESIYHNSLISRTATGVIIGLGATGYELALRAVASLISQR
- the aroQ gene encoding 3-dehydroquinate dehydratase 2; protein product: MSRLVYVINGPNLNLLGKRQPHIYGHETLADVEAACRSLSEGLNLRLSFHQSNREYEIIDWIHEAREEAIGIVINPGAFTHTSVAILDALNAFEGTVIECHISNVHKRESFRHHSFVSLRADGVIAGFGTQGYELALRRIARIAETAPA
- the yhdZ gene encoding putative ABC transporter ATP-binding subunit YhdZ (Evidence 3 : Putative function from multiple computational evidences), whose translation is MAALMSSAPITPAQRHETMISMIAVEKWYGSFQALRDINLSVDQGERIVLCGPSGSGKSTLIRCINRLEVYQKGEIRVGGIVLTDVAKTIDAVRREVGMVFQHFNLFPHLTVIQNCMLAPMRSLGIGRERAEANARQLLGRVKILEQAEKYPAQLSGGQQQRVAIARALCMKPKVMLFDEPTSALDPEMVKEVLDTMIGLAEEGMTMICVTHEMGFARQVADRVIFMSEGAIVEEAPPAEFFTAPRHARTRKFLGEILNMH
- a CDS encoding Amino acid/amide ABC transporter membrane protein 1 (HAAT family); translation: MQTILSIAVDAFAYSMVLFVISIGLSVTMGLMKVVNLAHGAFAMMGGYLAAFVIHQFGAPYGLAIVVAVIGTVLAAIPLERWLYRRIYGAPELTQVLMTIGITFVIIGIANYVMGPSLKTIPLPEGLEGPVDIGFRSIAAHKLFAVATGLVVAGALWVLIERTAFGVKLRASVDNAAMAGALGVRTKIVYAVSFAAAVGLAALGGVVGAQLLPIEPYYALRYMVTFLVVVSVGGAGSIPGALLACLLLGAIETTGRYLMPEFGEFFFYLAVIAIVCIFPRGLLGRAT
- a CDS encoding TetR family transcriptional regulator, encoding MNRVATSRPSRIKGGKKSASWTQDPEGVRQGILAVAREEFVEYGLSGARVDEIAAKTVTSKRMIYYYFGDKEGLYQAVLEEAYDRIRRFERSLDLAALPPLEAIATLAGFTFDYHADNPDFVRLVMVENIHHARHLKGSSKISDLNMSAIDMIREIYDRGLASGIFREGLDPIDIHLTISALSFYNVSNRATIQQVFGHDMADPAARARRRSSTVDTVLRMLCR
- a CDS encoding GntR family transcriptional regulator, with amino-acid sequence MTDTVPDTSGEDVAVASAGEQAYARIRADIVFGRLKPAQRLTLEKLRPAYGVGISTLREILSRLAPEGLVIAEGQRGFQVAPCSAEDLREIAALRLLIEKHALAQSFQAGDMEWEGRVVAAHHKLARMEAGLLAGDASGTEQWKRYDWEFHQALVSACGSRALLGIHSGVYDRYLRYQMVFVIFRGAVAAEEHKALLTCALSRDADEAQRVLERHVQGCLDFAFQNKLVT
- a CDS encoding Leu/Ile/Val-binding protein homolog 6, yielding MKKLALLALALAMSSGVAIADTIKIGVVGPFSGPAALQGRNFQAGIDAWLALHGNKIGNNTIEIVYRDLPAADPAKSAAVTRDLIVGEGVQYLAGYYYTPDAMAAAPILVEGNVPMVVFNAATSAIMNASPYVVRTSFTTWQTSTPMATVARERGIKKAITVVTDYGPGVDAESAFVKGFKDAGGEIVASVRMPMNTNDFSPIMQRIKDSGAEAVFAFLPSGPATLGFMKSFAENGLRKAGITLLAPGDLTQESDLPALRDSALGTLTTFHYAVSHDSPENKAFVEAASKAIGDPANLSFPAVGAYDGMYVIAKMIEATGGKQDAKAAVEAVKGLSWMSPRGPVTINPQNRHITQNIYLREVAEDNGKYINKEIRTFEKQGDPGWKAP
- a CDS encoding Amino acid ABC transporter substrate-binding protein, PAAT family, coding for MTEMKKYSLNRRDVLLGGALALAAPALITQPAWAITTEEIKKRGKLIVGIQGDNPPWGFVNSAGKQEGLDADIAELFGKELGVPVEFVPLEVNNRIPALTTGRVDVLFATMAMLPERAKAVQFSKPYVANTIVLVGPKSAQIKTNADMGNFTIGVAKGAAQDTQVTKNAPANTVIRRYDGDAPSIQALVSGQVQALGGNIFYLQRIEQARPGEFENKLEFQNLYNGACTRLGEKEINAALNTFIDKIKANGELQKVYDKWMKVPVHKFPDSLEGIPFTAS
- a CDS encoding Shikimate 5-dehydrogenase I alpha, giving the protein MISGTTRLIAHLGHPTESFKAPMIYNPYFMRQGIDAVVVPMGVKAPDFPAFLKLFARLSNAHGALITMPHKVTAIGVVDEIMTTAAIAGACNAVRVESDGRLVAEMFDGEGFVRGMLRKGRPIVGARALIVGAGGVGSAIAASLAKAGVTEVALSDTQQPAALALGERLRRHYPSLAISIGGNDPDGFDIVVNATPLGMRPDDPLPVDVARIATSAFVGEVVMKQDITPFLEAVRARGCAYQVGIDMLFEQIPAYLEFFGFPTTTSDDLRAIASLAREEVPS